Proteins found in one Brevibacillus brevis genomic segment:
- a CDS encoding spore germination protein: MESIAPFTDDYLSNLNLIRQEIDQNADVHIREFSFGQTAIRASIIFVDGLSDHDLIDNTILKTLMNDSVAVMVQENSSGDVSVSKEFFINHVLSIHEILECRDVYDLRTKVLTGYTALLIEGSANALLLNTVKVKTRNIDEPVSESLVRGPRVGFTETLSENTALLRRHGENGDLLFLKFQVGERAKKELIIAYMKEIANPALVEEVKNRITKIKIDHVPESGYVEQLIEDNYLSPFPQAQSTERPDRVISALLEGRVAILLDGTPFALIVPVTFSMLLQSPEDYYERWIPSTFIRLLRFFTAFSSLLIPALYISFISFHQGLIPTELAISIISTRQGVPFPALLEALIMEVSIEIMREAGLRLPKPIGPAIGIVGGLIIGQAAVQAGIVSPIMVIVVAVTAISSFAIPSYNLGISLRLIRFLVMFSAAMFGLYGVILFFLLLTSHLVKLKSFGVPYVTPAVPYRLRDWKDFMVRMPLMMMKRRPKMLHTKEPTRKG, from the coding sequence ATGGAAAGTATCGCTCCATTTACAGACGATTACCTATCGAATTTGAATCTTATCCGTCAGGAAATTGACCAAAACGCAGATGTGCATATCCGCGAATTTTCTTTCGGACAGACTGCCATTCGTGCTTCCATTATTTTTGTAGATGGGTTATCCGATCACGATCTCATCGATAATACTATTCTGAAAACGCTCATGAATGATTCTGTGGCAGTGATGGTACAGGAGAATTCTTCCGGGGACGTTTCTGTATCCAAAGAGTTTTTCATCAATCATGTGCTTTCCATCCATGAAATACTGGAATGCCGGGATGTATACGATCTGAGGACAAAAGTATTGACTGGCTACACGGCATTATTGATTGAAGGGTCCGCAAATGCTCTCCTTCTTAATACCGTAAAAGTAAAAACTAGAAATATAGATGAACCTGTCTCAGAATCTTTGGTTAGAGGCCCTAGAGTAGGCTTCACGGAAACGTTAAGCGAAAATACGGCCCTCTTGCGCAGACACGGTGAAAATGGAGATCTTCTCTTCCTAAAATTTCAGGTGGGAGAGCGTGCAAAAAAAGAGCTGATTATCGCCTATATGAAAGAGATTGCAAATCCCGCGTTGGTTGAAGAAGTAAAAAACCGAATTACGAAAATTAAAATTGACCATGTGCCGGAATCCGGCTATGTGGAGCAACTTATTGAAGATAATTATCTCAGCCCATTCCCGCAAGCGCAGAGCACAGAACGGCCTGACCGCGTCATCAGTGCATTACTGGAAGGACGAGTGGCCATCTTGCTGGATGGTACTCCTTTTGCCTTAATCGTTCCGGTGACGTTCAGCATGCTCCTGCAATCGCCTGAAGACTATTATGAGCGATGGATTCCAAGCACATTCATTCGCTTGTTGCGCTTTTTCACTGCCTTTTCTTCCTTACTTATACCAGCCCTCTATATTTCCTTTATCTCTTTTCACCAAGGGCTGATTCCTACCGAATTGGCTATTTCCATCATCAGCACTCGACAAGGAGTTCCATTTCCCGCTTTGTTGGAGGCACTGATCATGGAGGTTTCTATCGAGATTATGAGAGAAGCCGGTCTTCGATTGCCGAAACCAATCGGCCCTGCCATCGGGATTGTCGGTGGACTGATTATTGGTCAAGCTGCAGTACAAGCAGGTATTGTCAGCCCAATTATGGTAATCGTCGTGGCTGTCACTGCTATTTCCTCCTTTGCCATTCCGTCATACAACCTGGGTATTTCCTTACGTCTCATTCGGTTTTTGGTCATGTTCTCCGCAGCCATGTTTGGATTGTACGGGGTGATTTTGTTTTTTCTCTTGCTTACGAGTCATTTGGTAAAACTAAAAAGTTTTGGTGTACCTTATGTTACTCCTGCTGTCCCCTATCGGTTAAGGGATTGGAAAGATTTCATGGTGCGCATGCCACTCATGATGATGAAACGCCGTCCAAAAATGCTGCATACGAAAGAGCCGACTCGCAAAGGATAA
- a CDS encoding Ger(x)C family spore germination protein, producing MKQSHHREWLLLLTSLSVFLLFLLTGCWSSNDIDKMGMGIGLALDASNKSNVEKKLEKQGKSPPHVDTITMTYQFINPKATSKESSSAGPQQKAYLNASQTGESILPIIREFSLSHDTPLFSPHLKVIVISEALLHTHRLESLLDLFLRDNEIRPSCLVLVSNGNARDVLETKKPGELPALNLLGIVDNRNRTAKILPPVSLAKLTAKLNSESSFLLQNVAASNKEVKFEGAAVINGKTKKWAGFLNEMDLEGITWITGKGKGGLVRSLDKETGQLIIYEIETMESKITPHVDGNKISFDVHINSKGRLSENWVLNANPFENEFLKRVEKAAELEVRKLVKSVTAKMQNHFHADVAGFGERLRIEYPKTWEKVKKDWDQTFSTVPITYFVKLTTTDFGASGPSK from the coding sequence ATGAAGCAAAGTCATCATCGTGAGTGGCTCCTCCTCTTGACGTCGTTATCTGTTTTCCTGCTCTTCTTACTGACTGGATGCTGGAGCAGCAACGATATCGACAAGATGGGTATGGGCATCGGTTTGGCATTGGATGCCAGCAACAAATCAAATGTTGAAAAAAAGCTGGAAAAGCAGGGAAAGAGCCCTCCTCACGTTGACACAATCACCATGACCTATCAATTTATTAACCCAAAAGCAACAAGCAAAGAAAGCAGTTCGGCAGGACCACAACAAAAAGCATATTTGAATGCGTCCCAAACTGGTGAATCTATCCTTCCAATCATCCGTGAATTTTCATTGAGTCATGATACCCCCTTGTTCAGCCCGCACTTAAAAGTCATTGTGATTAGCGAGGCTCTGTTACACACACATCGTTTGGAATCTTTGCTGGATCTATTTCTGCGAGATAATGAAATACGTCCAAGCTGCTTGGTATTGGTTAGTAACGGGAATGCCCGCGATGTCTTGGAAACCAAAAAACCGGGAGAATTGCCAGCACTGAATTTGCTTGGAATCGTAGATAACCGAAACCGAACAGCCAAAATTTTACCTCCTGTGTCACTCGCCAAATTAACGGCCAAGTTGAATTCCGAATCAAGCTTTCTCTTGCAAAATGTTGCCGCTTCTAACAAGGAAGTGAAGTTTGAGGGGGCAGCCGTGATCAATGGAAAGACAAAAAAATGGGCGGGATTTTTAAACGAAATGGATTTGGAGGGCATAACGTGGATAACCGGAAAAGGTAAAGGAGGGCTAGTGAGAAGCCTTGACAAGGAGACAGGTCAACTGATCATCTATGAGATCGAAACCATGGAGAGCAAAATCACTCCCCATGTTGACGGAAACAAGATTTCCTTTGATGTGCATATCAATTCGAAGGGACGCTTGTCTGAAAATTGGGTGTTGAACGCAAATCCTTTTGAAAATGAATTCCTGAAAAGGGTGGAAAAAGCGGCTGAATTGGAAGTACGGAAACTGGTCAAGAGTGTCACAGCAAAAATGCAAAACCATTTCCATGCGGATGTTGCCGGATTCGGAGAACGTTTGCGAATCGAGTATCCAAAAACATGGGAGAAAGTAAAAAAAGATTGGGACCAAACATTCAGTACTGTACCCATCACTTACTTCGTAAAGCTTACCACTACTGATTTCGGCGCATCAGGGCCTAGCAAGTGA
- a CDS encoding chitinase produces MYFLMRKTGVLVVLSLILIFSLFPQSSHAMTPWTPNTVYKVGDMVTYQGQDYKCTFAHTSLVGWEPPNVPTLWQLQGPSAPDTIPPTSPTNLGEVGKSSSSVSLSWSASTDDRAVQEYLVYNGDSLAGTSSTTSYTVTGLLANTTYTFTIQAKDAAGNVSPPSASITVTTLSKSPTEPASKRVLIGYWHNFDNGSTVLKLRDVSDKYDVINVAFAEPVGGDHATMGFVPFNASVEEFKSDIALLKSKGKKVLISIGGANGTVELTTEAAKQNFITSMTSIIQTYGFDGMDIDLEGSSLSLNAGDTDFKNPTTPKIINLISATQTITNTFGPSFILTMAPETAYVQGGYTSYGGPWGAYLPVIHALRDRMNYIHVQHYNSGALEALDGRTYQQGTADFQVAMAEMLLKGFPIGRNPNNMFPALRENQVAIGLPSAPSAAGGGYTSPADIQKALQYLVKGTSFGGTYKLQNPAGYPQFQGVMTWSINWDARNNYSFANHVRTSLDALNQ; encoded by the coding sequence ATGTATTTTTTGATGAGAAAAACAGGAGTTTTGGTAGTACTATCGCTTATCTTAATTTTTTCTCTATTCCCGCAGTCTTCTCACGCTATGACACCGTGGACTCCCAACACTGTATACAAGGTAGGAGACATGGTTACGTATCAAGGGCAAGATTACAAATGTACATTTGCTCATACATCGCTTGTCGGGTGGGAACCGCCCAACGTACCGACACTGTGGCAACTGCAAGGTCCCTCTGCTCCCGATACCATTCCACCTACGTCTCCTACAAATCTTGGTGAAGTAGGGAAGTCGAGTAGCTCGGTCAGCTTATCTTGGTCAGCTTCTACGGATGACAGAGCTGTTCAGGAGTATCTCGTCTACAACGGAGATTCACTCGCTGGTACATCGAGTACCACATCCTATACCGTGACTGGGCTTCTGGCAAATACGACATATACATTTACGATCCAGGCAAAAGATGCCGCAGGCAATGTATCCCCACCAAGCGCCTCGATAACGGTAACCACTTTATCTAAATCCCCAACTGAACCGGCGTCCAAACGAGTTTTGATCGGCTACTGGCATAATTTTGACAATGGTTCTACAGTACTCAAGCTAAGAGATGTTTCGGATAAATACGATGTCATCAATGTTGCATTCGCTGAACCAGTCGGTGGGGATCATGCGACAATGGGATTCGTGCCGTTCAATGCATCCGTTGAGGAATTTAAGTCGGATATCGCCTTGTTAAAATCAAAGGGGAAGAAGGTCCTCATCTCGATTGGCGGAGCGAATGGTACAGTAGAGCTGACGACGGAAGCTGCCAAACAAAATTTTATTACCTCGATGACCTCGATCATTCAAACGTATGGATTTGATGGTATGGATATTGATCTGGAAGGAAGCTCCTTGTCGCTAAATGCGGGGGACACTGATTTTAAAAATCCGACAACGCCCAAAATTATAAATTTGATCTCAGCGACTCAAACGATCACGAATACATTTGGCCCATCTTTTATTCTGACAATGGCGCCAGAAACGGCTTATGTCCAAGGAGGCTACACTTCCTATGGTGGGCCGTGGGGCGCTTATCTGCCTGTGATTCATGCCCTTCGTGATCGAATGAATTATATACACGTCCAACACTATAATTCTGGAGCGCTGGAAGCATTGGATGGTCGTACGTATCAACAAGGAACGGCTGATTTCCAAGTAGCGATGGCAGAAATGCTATTGAAAGGATTCCCGATCGGGCGTAATCCTAACAACATGTTTCCAGCCTTGAGGGAGAACCAAGTCGCTATCGGGCTGCCTTCTGCTCCAAGTGCTGCCGGGGGAGGATATACGTCTCCTGCCGATATCCAGAAAGCCCTTCAATATTTGGTAAAGGGCACGTCTTTTGGAGGAACCTACAAACTCCAAAATCCAGCTGGTTATCCGCAGTTCCAAGGAGTTATGACCTGGTCTATCAACTGGGATGCCAGAAATAACTATTCGTTTGCCAATCATGTTCGCACTTCGCTTGATGCACTGAACCAGTAA
- a CDS encoding winged helix-turn-helix transcriptional regulator: protein MSMAEYKGKVKNIQDTPFGYTLSVIGGKWKMVIIYLLAENQPVRFNDLKRQIGAITYKTLSSQLKELEADGMVTRKEYPQVPPKVEYSLTHKAETLLPVLEQLCEWGVKYQSR, encoded by the coding sequence ATGAGCATGGCTGAATATAAAGGTAAGGTTAAGAATATTCAAGATACACCGTTTGGTTATACCTTGTCAGTCATAGGTGGTAAATGGAAAATGGTTATTATATACCTCCTGGCAGAAAACCAGCCGGTTCGCTTTAATGATTTGAAAAGACAGATAGGGGCTATTACTTATAAAACATTGAGTTCCCAACTAAAGGAATTGGAAGCAGATGGTATGGTGACACGGAAAGAGTACCCTCAAGTTCCTCCTAAAGTCGAGTACAGTCTCACACATAAAGCGGAAACTCTATTACCTGTTTTGGAACAATTATGTGAGTGGGGAGTGAAATACCAAAGCCGTTAA
- a CDS encoding MFS transporter encodes MSNTWKVYFLSLVSFLVGTSEYVISGILDKISDTMGISITAAGQLVTIFSFVYAILTPVMMAITAKMDRKRLLVRALGIFVVANILSFALQGFEFFIMARVIMAVGAGMVVVTALDIAAKISPEGKQASSIATVIMGFTASLIIGVPLGRIAAAAFSWQSVFGFIAIAGLLAMFVLSRTIPRVKGDEPVPLSKQLALLKNPKVGLGLSVTFFWLGGYSIAYTYISPYLLEAAGISENLLSSALLAFGLASLVGSKFGGYSTDKWGVSSTLLGGMVLHVAALILLSITVSISHEPFTVIAILVLWSFAAWSSGPTQQYNLVRIAPNNSGVMLGLNQSMMQLAMAAGAGIGGIAVDQVSLSSITWFGMIGVLIAIVAALILHVIVKEKVRHKPGTYETQSSNR; translated from the coding sequence ATGTCGAATACATGGAAGGTTTACTTTTTGTCATTGGTCAGTTTTCTGGTGGGTACTTCAGAGTATGTAATCTCTGGCATCCTGGATAAAATCTCGGATACTATGGGCATCTCCATTACAGCGGCAGGACAGCTGGTTACTATATTTTCATTTGTGTATGCCATTTTAACTCCTGTGATGATGGCCATAACGGCGAAAATGGATAGGAAGAGGCTTCTTGTTCGTGCACTAGGAATTTTCGTAGTTGCCAATATACTTTCGTTCGCTCTTCAGGGATTTGAATTCTTTATTATGGCGCGTGTGATCATGGCTGTAGGTGCTGGGATGGTGGTTGTGACTGCTTTAGATATTGCGGCCAAGATCTCTCCTGAAGGCAAGCAGGCGAGTTCAATCGCAACTGTCATTATGGGATTTACAGCATCTTTAATTATCGGAGTTCCCCTTGGACGAATAGCGGCAGCTGCATTTAGTTGGCAATCTGTATTCGGGTTTATTGCAATTGCAGGTCTTTTGGCGATGTTTGTCCTGTCCCGCACAATCCCACGAGTAAAAGGAGATGAACCCGTACCTCTTTCGAAGCAATTAGCACTGTTGAAAAACCCGAAAGTTGGGCTTGGTTTATCGGTTACGTTCTTTTGGCTGGGTGGATACTCCATTGCCTATACTTATATATCTCCTTATCTTCTCGAAGCAGCTGGTATAAGTGAAAATTTGTTGAGTAGCGCTTTATTGGCGTTCGGTTTAGCTAGTCTGGTCGGTTCCAAATTCGGTGGTTACAGTACGGACAAATGGGGAGTATCTTCTACATTACTTGGTGGAATGGTTCTGCACGTTGCAGCTCTCATTTTGCTCTCGATTACCGTCTCTATCTCACATGAACCGTTTACGGTGATCGCGATATTGGTATTATGGTCCTTCGCCGCTTGGTCTTCCGGGCCAACGCAACAGTATAATTTGGTTCGGATTGCACCGAATAATTCTGGGGTAATGCTTGGTCTTAACCAATCCATGATGCAGCTCGCGATGGCGGCAGGGGCTGGAATTGGCGGCATCGCTGTTGATCAAGTATCCTTATCGTCAATTACTTGGTTTGGTATGATTGGCGTGTTGATCGCTATCGTTGCTGCACTGATTTTACATGTGATAGTAAAAGAAAAAGTTAGACATAAACCAGGCACATACGAAACACAGTCCAGCAACCGCTGA
- the glpT gene encoding glycerol-3-phosphate transporter has translation MLKLFKPAPPIDRLPDEQIDSEYKKLRLQVFLGIFIGYAAYYLIRKNFSLAMPYLIEDGFTKTELGFALSAISISYGISKFVMAIFSDRSNPRMFLPAGLILSALISLLMGVVPYFTSSVTIMFVMLFLNGWFQGMGWPPSGRVLVHWFSVSERGNKTAIWNVAHNVGGGLMAPLAVAGAAMFTGLTGNTASGYEGVFTLPALVAIVFAFITYFLIRDTPQSVGLPPIEEYRNDYPNKEKKTFETEFSTKEILFKYVLNNKWVWAIAIANIFVYFVRYGVLDWAPTYLSEEKGFDMSKSSVAYFLYEWAGIPGTLLCGWLSDKLFKGRRGPAGFVFMLGVLIAVLVYWFNPPGNSVVDMICLIAIGFLIYGPVMLIGLQALDFVPKKAAGTAAGLTGLFGYLGGTVTANALMGVIVDASGWDAGFMLLTVSCALAALVFALTWNVRGQEVVKNH, from the coding sequence ATGCTCAAACTGTTTAAGCCTGCACCGCCTATTGACAGATTGCCTGACGAACAAATTGATTCTGAGTATAAAAAGCTCAGACTTCAGGTGTTTCTCGGAATCTTCATTGGTTATGCGGCGTACTATCTCATCCGCAAAAACTTTTCGCTCGCCATGCCGTATTTGATTGAAGATGGATTTACAAAAACAGAGCTCGGCTTTGCGTTATCCGCCATTTCGATTTCCTACGGGATCAGCAAGTTTGTAATGGCCATTTTTTCAGACCGAAGCAACCCGCGAATGTTCTTGCCTGCCGGTTTGATTCTTTCTGCACTTATCAGTTTATTGATGGGCGTTGTTCCTTACTTCACCTCATCCGTCACGATCATGTTTGTGATGTTGTTCCTGAACGGTTGGTTCCAGGGAATGGGCTGGCCTCCATCCGGACGTGTCCTCGTACACTGGTTTAGTGTAAGTGAAAGAGGAAACAAAACAGCCATTTGGAATGTAGCCCATAACGTTGGCGGAGGCTTGATGGCCCCCCTCGCTGTTGCAGGTGCAGCAATGTTTACTGGACTTACGGGTAATACCGCCTCCGGATATGAAGGCGTGTTTACCCTGCCTGCTCTGGTTGCCATTGTCTTTGCATTCATTACGTATTTCTTAATTCGCGATACTCCACAGTCTGTCGGTCTGCCGCCTATCGAAGAATATCGCAATGACTATCCAAACAAAGAGAAGAAAACGTTTGAAACAGAATTCTCCACAAAAGAAATCCTTTTCAAATATGTGTTGAACAACAAATGGGTTTGGGCAATCGCGATTGCCAACATCTTCGTCTACTTCGTCCGTTACGGCGTTCTGGACTGGGCGCCGACCTATTTGAGTGAGGAAAAAGGCTTTGATATGAGCAAGTCGAGCGTTGCCTACTTCCTGTACGAATGGGCAGGTATTCCGGGAACGCTCCTGTGCGGCTGGCTGTCCGATAAATTGTTCAAGGGCCGCCGTGGACCCGCAGGGTTTGTCTTTATGCTCGGTGTATTGATCGCTGTTCTGGTCTACTGGTTCAACCCACCTGGAAATTCCGTTGTCGATATGATTTGCCTGATCGCTATCGGTTTCCTGATTTACGGTCCAGTCATGCTGATTGGTTTGCAAGCCCTTGATTTTGTACCGAAAAAGGCTGCCGGAACCGCTGCAGGGCTGACGGGTCTGTTTGGTTACCTGGGCGGAACAGTCACAGCGAATGCATTGATGGGGGTTATCGTTGATGCCTCCGGCTGGGATGCAGGATTTATGTTGCTGACAGTTTCGTGTGCATTGGCTGCTCTTGTTTTTGCCCTTACGTGGAATGTGCGGGGGCAGGAAGTCGTTAAAAATCATTAA
- a CDS encoding RidA family protein — translation MAHVKTYNHGVAWEEGFGVTQGYSVNGTIYISGQFSHDMQGAFVGEGDIEAQTRQTLDNLDRVLAGFGVTRSNIAEIEVFLTNPQEHFEKCVSMYKEYVGDHRPAATLIGVSGLAFPQQLIEIRAVAHTN, via the coding sequence ATGGCTCATGTTAAAACCTACAATCACGGTGTTGCTTGGGAAGAAGGTTTCGGCGTCACACAAGGTTATAGCGTCAATGGTACGATCTACATTTCGGGGCAATTTTCCCATGATATGCAGGGCGCGTTTGTTGGCGAGGGTGATATCGAGGCACAGACCCGACAGACGCTGGATAATCTCGATCGCGTGCTGGCGGGATTTGGTGTCACGAGGTCGAACATCGCTGAGATAGAGGTCTTTCTGACAAATCCGCAAGAGCATTTCGAGAAGTGCGTCAGTATGTACAAAGAGTATGTCGGTGACCATCGTCCGGCTGCTACTCTTATCGGCGTGTCGGGTCTTGCGTTTCCTCAACAACTGATTGAAATCCGCGCCGTCGCACATACCAACTAA
- a CDS encoding spore germination protein has protein sequence MLPTRNDRITTSQTAVIIINFILGAGILTLPRISVEKAKTPDVWISVLIGGLLAMLAGIIIVKLSQRFPEKTFFEYSQEIAGEWVGRMLSLLIICYFCLTSSLQVRSMAEVTTFYLLEKTPMWAIVMVFLWVALYLVIGGINCLARMLEIILPITVLFFLVVSLMSIKIFEIDHLRPVLGLGWKPVFDGIKPTALAYTGFEIMMILVVYMRQPNKGVKTVVVGISASLIFYLMTVVMVIGAFSIDGVVTRTWPTIDLIRSFEITGLLFERFESLLLVLWIMQIFSTFTLAYYSAALGLAQLFKKNMEPFLFGLLPVIYIITMTPKEINSVFALGDFVGDAAFLLFGVMPLLLLIISGWKVGKHEAKSSS, from the coding sequence ATGTTACCCACCCGAAATGATCGGATCACCACCTCGCAAACAGCAGTGATCATCATCAACTTCATACTGGGAGCGGGAATCCTTACCCTGCCTAGAATCTCAGTGGAAAAAGCAAAGACACCGGATGTTTGGATAAGTGTCCTCATTGGCGGTTTACTCGCGATGCTCGCTGGGATAATCATTGTAAAATTAAGCCAGCGGTTCCCTGAGAAAACGTTTTTTGAATACAGCCAGGAAATTGCAGGGGAATGGGTTGGAAGGATGCTCAGCCTTCTGATCATCTGTTATTTTTGTTTGACCTCATCTCTTCAAGTCCGATCTATGGCTGAAGTAACAACCTTTTACTTGCTGGAGAAAACCCCTATGTGGGCCATTGTTATGGTATTTTTGTGGGTTGCTCTTTATCTTGTCATAGGTGGCATCAATTGTCTCGCCCGTATGCTTGAGATTATCTTGCCAATTACTGTCCTCTTTTTTTTGGTGGTTTCCTTGATGAGCATAAAAATTTTTGAAATCGATCATCTTCGTCCCGTATTGGGGCTGGGGTGGAAACCGGTGTTCGATGGGATTAAACCAACTGCGCTCGCCTATACCGGTTTTGAAATAATGATGATTCTGGTGGTATACATGAGACAGCCAAATAAAGGCGTGAAAACCGTTGTGGTGGGAATTAGCGCCTCGTTGATCTTTTACCTGATGACAGTCGTGATGGTCATTGGGGCGTTTTCAATCGATGGAGTCGTCACAAGGACATGGCCGACCATTGATCTCATACGAAGCTTTGAAATTACCGGTTTACTCTTTGAACGGTTTGAATCGTTGCTGCTCGTATTATGGATTATGCAAATCTTTTCTACTTTCACGTTGGCTTACTACTCAGCCGCTCTAGGCCTCGCCCAGCTCTTCAAGAAAAATATGGAGCCGTTTCTATTCGGATTGCTGCCTGTTATCTACATCATTACGATGACTCCAAAAGAAATCAATAGTGTATTTGCACTTGGCGATTTTGTGGGCGATGCAGCCTTTTTATTATTTGGTGTAATGCCCCTTCTGCTTCTTATTATTTCTGGCTGGAAGGTGGGTAAGCATGAAGCAAAGTCATCATCGTGA
- a CDS encoding ArsR/SmtB family transcription factor produces the protein MDPIEIFKALSNESRLQILHWLKEPEKHFIPHEGVDMRKIGVCVSQITEKLNMTQSTASQYLSILQRAGLIKTERIGKYTYYTRDEEKIREIGAFFSSQI, from the coding sequence ATGGATCCAATTGAAATTTTTAAAGCGCTGTCCAACGAGTCTAGACTCCAAATTTTGCATTGGTTAAAAGAGCCTGAAAAACATTTTATACCCCATGAAGGAGTTGATATGAGAAAGATCGGGGTATGCGTCAGTCAAATAACTGAGAAATTGAATATGACCCAATCAACCGCGTCCCAATATTTGTCCATTCTCCAACGCGCTGGGCTGATAAAGACGGAGCGTATTGGAAAATATACGTACTATACCAGGGACGAAGAAAAAATACGTGAAATAGGCGCTTTTTTTAGCAGTCAAATATGA
- a CDS encoding SDR family oxidoreductase, with protein MNILVTGATGFLGKKLSQDLLNEGHSLYLLARNEKKASDLLQSFAEEHQARVHILLGDVSKKGLGVSENDLGLLNQKIEAMYHIAAYLSFDPAQKPQTYEVNVVGTKNTLQFAEAIRSPRFIYVSTAYTIGTETEGKEALYSPERSYVNNYEETKCLAEHLVFSYSDKMETIIVRPSIIIGDSKTGEADTNFGLYGLLKGLRVLKRRASRTEGWENQKYRILVDVDVNSNLVPVDYVSSVLLAALTHGEHKEIYHATNPVPPTQQLVVDCIKEVLNFPNLVPVPFETDELLTEEEKAFNASMSLFHSYWKRSITFPNDNTKKLLKKVGQDELQMDKEMLIGIMSEFQKQAVLS; from the coding sequence ATGAATATCCTTGTAACCGGAGCAACAGGTTTTCTCGGAAAAAAACTATCCCAAGATCTATTAAACGAAGGCCATTCCCTTTACTTACTCGCTCGTAATGAAAAAAAAGCAAGCGATTTGTTGCAGAGCTTTGCCGAAGAACACCAGGCAAGGGTACATATTTTACTCGGTGATGTTTCGAAAAAAGGCTTGGGCGTCTCTGAAAATGATCTGGGACTGCTCAATCAAAAAATAGAGGCGATGTACCATATTGCCGCATACCTTTCCTTTGATCCCGCTCAGAAACCGCAGACGTACGAGGTAAATGTAGTGGGAACAAAAAATACGTTACAATTCGCAGAAGCCATTCGCTCCCCCCGCTTTATCTATGTAAGTACGGCTTATACCATCGGCACCGAAACAGAAGGAAAAGAAGCGCTGTACAGCCCGGAACGTTCCTACGTGAACAACTATGAAGAGACAAAATGCTTGGCAGAGCATCTCGTCTTTTCCTATAGCGACAAAATGGAGACCATCATTGTCAGACCGTCGATCATTATCGGCGATTCCAAAACGGGCGAGGCTGATACCAATTTTGGCTTGTATGGATTATTAAAAGGCCTTCGCGTATTGAAAAGAAGAGCGTCCCGCACAGAAGGCTGGGAAAATCAGAAGTACCGAATCTTGGTGGATGTCGACGTGAATTCGAACCTCGTTCCGGTTGATTATGTCTCTTCTGTCTTGCTCGCTGCGCTCACTCATGGCGAGCATAAGGAAATCTATCATGCTACCAACCCTGTTCCACCTACCCAACAATTAGTAGTCGATTGCATCAAAGAAGTCTTGAACTTTCCGAACTTAGTACCTGTTCCATTTGAAACAGACGAGCTGCTAACCGAAGAAGAGAAAGCCTTTAATGCTTCTATGAGCTTGTTCCATTCGTATTGGAAGCGGAGTATCACTTTCCCGAATGACAACACCAAGAAACTGCTGAAAAAAGTGGGGCAAGACGAATTGCAGATGGATAAAGAGATGCTGATTGGGATCATGAGTGAGTTTCAGAAGCAGGCTGTGCTTAGTTAG